One genomic segment of bacterium includes these proteins:
- a CDS encoding transposase, translated as FQFITTPRIDPTNNVAEQAIRFIVIDRHVTQGTRSPRGRKSNERLWTVVATCSIQGRSAFEFIRTALHALWYDEPAPSLLPIPT; from the coding sequence ATTTTCAGTTCATAACCACCCCGCGGATCGACCCGACGAACAACGTGGCCGAGCAGGCCATCCGCTTCATCGTCATCGACCGTCACGTCACCCAGGGGACGCGGAGCCCCAGGGGCCGAAAAAGCAACGAGCGGCTGTGGACCGTGGTCGCGACCTGCTCGATTCAAGGCCGATCCGCTTTTGAGTTCATTCGCACCGCGCTTCACGCACTCTGGTATGACGAGCCGGCTCCGTCGCTGCTGCCCATACCAACGTGA